A portion of the Luxibacter massiliensis genome contains these proteins:
- a CDS encoding aldo/keto reductase translates to MITRRLGRTGFEVSALGLGCFQFTGEYDIHPDLSEELMDFAMESPINIFDTASMYGFGESEEIVARGAFKHPDKRCYVSTKIGYLHDRTVTRAKGYAAYQDPKEIKRAVKHSLWISRKEQLDMCMIHEPDWDCWGFDYETGDSVILSTLEELKKEGYIANIGLGSTEYVKSAKLIDTGRIDCALVAGGISLIARPIFDYLIPAAKRHDCGILVGAGFGMGNKFLVSKRREELNELLDSGDEVQVNTGRKLQKIYDLSDELGMDMFELALRYILAFDDIHTHCAGAREAGHIKANLAYAEKGPLDMEIVDKIHAIQDEFVIPQDYNMMGLFGKPPGFLSD, encoded by the coding sequence ATGATTACAAGAAGGCTTGGGAGGACAGGGTTTGAGGTGTCGGCCCTGGGACTCGGGTGTTTTCAGTTTACAGGGGAATATGATATTCACCCGGATTTATCAGAAGAACTCATGGATTTTGCTATGGAGTCCCCCATTAACATCTTTGACACTGCTTCGATGTACGGCTTTGGGGAAAGTGAGGAAATCGTAGCAAGAGGGGCGTTTAAGCATCCCGATAAAAGATGTTATGTCTCCACAAAGATTGGTTATCTCCATGACAGGACAGTGACCAGGGCAAAAGGGTATGCTGCATACCAGGATCCAAAAGAAATTAAAAGGGCAGTGAAGCACAGCCTCTGGATTTCCAGGAAGGAGCAGCTTGATATGTGCATGATACATGAGCCGGACTGGGACTGCTGGGGATTTGACTATGAAACTGGCGATAGTGTGATCCTATCCACATTGGAAGAGCTGAAGAAGGAAGGCTATATTGCCAATATTGGACTGGGTTCCACGGAGTATGTTAAGAGTGCGAAGCTGATTGACACAGGGCGTATCGACTGTGCGCTGGTGGCAGGCGGAATCAGCTTAATCGCCAGGCCTATTTTTGACTATCTCATACCGGCTGCAAAAAGACACGACTGTGGAATTTTGGTTGGCGCAGGTTTTGGGATGGGAAATAAGTTCCTTGTATCTAAACGCAGGGAAGAGCTTAACGAGCTTCTGGATTCTGGGGATGAGGTACAGGTAAATACTGGAAGGAAGCTGCAGAAGATTTATGACCTGTCAGATGAGCTGGGGATGGACATGTTTGAACTGGCTCTCCGCTATATTCTGGCTTTTGATGATATACATACACACTGTGCGGGTGCAAGAGAGGCGGGGCATATTAAGGCAAACCTGGCCTATGCCGAGAAGGGGCCTTTGGATATGGAGATTGTGGATAAGATTCATGCAATACAGGATGAGTTTGTTATCCCACAGGATTATAACATGATGGGACTGTTCGGGAAGCCACCAGGATTCTTAAGTGATTAG